A section of the Streptomyces sp. CG1 genome encodes:
- a CDS encoding sugar phosphate isomerase/epimerase family protein, whose amino-acid sequence MAEPRDADVRIALSTASVYPESTATAFEVAARLGYDGVEVMVWTDPVSQDIEALRRLSDYHRIPVLAVHAPCLLITQRVWSTDPWAKLQRARAAAEKLGASTVVVHPPFRWQRQYARDFVDGIWRMADETDVRFAVENMYPWRYRDREMLAYAPDWDVTQHDYRHFTIDLSHTATARADALDMIDRMGDRLGHVHLADGRGSAKDEHLVPGRGTQPCAELLEHLILSGFDGHVVIEVNTRRAMSAAEREADLAEALAFTRKHLASAVRVPRP is encoded by the coding sequence GTGGCTGAACCAAGGGACGCGGACGTGCGTATCGCGCTGTCGACGGCCTCCGTATACCCGGAGTCCACGGCGACGGCCTTCGAGGTCGCCGCGCGTCTCGGGTACGACGGCGTCGAGGTCATGGTGTGGACCGACCCGGTCAGCCAGGACATCGAGGCGCTGCGCCGCCTGTCGGACTACCACCGCATTCCGGTCCTGGCGGTCCACGCCCCCTGCCTGCTGATCACCCAGCGGGTCTGGTCGACGGACCCCTGGGCCAAGCTGCAGCGCGCCCGCGCGGCCGCCGAGAAACTGGGTGCCTCCACCGTCGTCGTACACCCTCCCTTCCGCTGGCAGCGGCAGTACGCGCGCGACTTCGTCGACGGGATCTGGCGGATGGCGGACGAGACGGACGTACGGTTCGCGGTCGAGAACATGTACCCGTGGCGCTACCGCGACCGCGAGATGCTCGCCTACGCCCCCGACTGGGACGTCACCCAGCACGACTACCGGCACTTCACGATCGACCTCAGCCACACCGCGACGGCCCGCGCGGACGCCCTCGACATGATCGACCGCATGGGCGACCGCCTCGGCCATGTGCACCTCGCCGACGGCCGGGGGTCGGCCAAGGACGAGCACCTGGTGCCCGGCCGCGGCACTCAGCCCTGCGCCGAGCTGCTGGAACACCTGATCCTCTCCGGCTTCGACGGCCATGTCGTCATCGAGGTCAATACGCGGCGCGCGATGTCCGCCGCCGAGCGCGAGGCCGACCTCGCCGAGGCCCTGGCCTTCACCCGCAAGCACCTGGCATCGGCGGTACGGGTGCCCCGGCCATGA
- a CDS encoding TetR family transcriptional regulator translates to MTKNTPPTGNTPPSPGEPAARRRGRPPRTESADTRDRILTAAREEFSERGYEKTSVRGIAKAAGVDSALVHHYFGTKEQVFEAAVAVAFAPALDAPVAVADGPLDGVGERLTRFVFGVWENPTTRTPLLAIVRSAVNNDTAAAVFRRLIAAQLLRRIAAQVDLPDPELRAELAAAQLVGTAMMRYVIKLEPLASADLEQIIARVAPVVQHHLTDR, encoded by the coding sequence ATGACGAAGAACACGCCGCCGACCGGGAACACGCCACCGTCGCCCGGCGAGCCGGCCGCCCGCCGACGGGGCAGGCCGCCGCGCACCGAGTCCGCCGACACCCGCGACCGCATCCTCACCGCGGCCCGCGAGGAGTTCTCCGAGCGCGGGTACGAGAAGACGTCCGTGCGCGGTATCGCCAAGGCCGCCGGAGTCGACTCCGCGCTGGTCCACCACTACTTCGGCACCAAGGAGCAGGTCTTCGAGGCGGCCGTCGCCGTGGCCTTCGCGCCCGCGCTCGACGCGCCGGTCGCCGTCGCCGACGGTCCGCTGGACGGGGTGGGGGAGCGGCTGACCCGCTTCGTCTTCGGTGTCTGGGAGAACCCCACGACCCGCACCCCGCTGCTGGCCATCGTCCGCTCGGCCGTCAACAACGACACCGCGGCCGCCGTCTTCCGCCGCCTGATCGCCGCCCAGCTGCTGCGCCGTATCGCCGCCCAGGTGGATCTGCCGGACCCGGAGCTGCGTGCCGAGCTGGCCGCCGCCCAGCTGGTGGGTACGGCGATGATGCGCTACGTGATCAAACTGGAGCCGCTGGCGTCGGCGGACCTGGAGCAGATCATCGCCCGCGTGGCTCCGGTCGTACAGCACCACCTCACGGACAGGTGA
- the ilvD gene encoding dihydroxy-acid dehydratase, producing the protein MPELRSRTVTHGRNMAGARALMRASGVPGADIGRKPIIAVANSFTEFVPGHTHLQPVGRIVSEAITEAGGIPREFNTIAVDDGIAMGHGGMLYSLPSRDLIADSVEYMVEAHCADALVCISNCDKITPGMLLAALRLNIPTVFVSGGPMEAGRATLVDGTVRTLDLVDAISDAVNDKISDEDILRIEENACPTCGSCSGMFTANSMNCLTEAIGLSLPGNGSVLATHTARKQLYVDAARTVMDITRRYYEQDDESVLPLNIATFQAFENAMALDIAMGGSTNTILHLLAAAQEAGVPFGLEQIDAVSRRVPCLAKVAPNVAKNRTYYMEDVHRAGGIPALLGELHRAGLLNEDVHAVHSPSLADWLKTWDVRGGSPSPEAVELWHAAPGCVRSAEAFSQSERWEALDDDAESGCIRSVEHAYSKDGGLAVLKGNLAVDGCVVKTAGVDESIWTFEGPAVVCESQEEAVQRILTQEVKDGDVVVIRYEGPKGGPGMQEMLYPTSYLKGRGLGKTCALITDGRFSGGTSGLSIGHASPEAASGGTIALVQDGDRIRIDIPNRTIELLVGEAELSRREQALGGVYAPGNRDRKVSAALRAYAAMATSADKGAVRDVTKLG; encoded by the coding sequence ATGCCCGAGCTGAGGTCCCGCACAGTCACCCACGGCCGCAACATGGCGGGCGCCCGCGCCCTTATGCGCGCCTCCGGTGTACCCGGTGCGGACATCGGCCGGAAGCCGATCATCGCGGTCGCGAACTCCTTCACCGAGTTCGTCCCGGGCCACACCCATCTGCAGCCGGTCGGCCGGATCGTCAGCGAGGCGATCACGGAGGCGGGCGGCATCCCGCGCGAGTTCAACACGATCGCCGTGGACGACGGCATCGCCATGGGCCACGGCGGCATGCTCTACTCCCTGCCCTCCCGCGACCTGATCGCGGACAGCGTGGAGTACATGGTGGAGGCCCACTGCGCCGACGCCCTGGTCTGCATCTCCAACTGCGACAAGATCACGCCGGGCATGCTGCTGGCGGCACTGCGCCTGAACATCCCGACGGTCTTCGTCTCCGGCGGCCCGATGGAGGCCGGACGCGCCACGCTCGTGGACGGCACGGTCCGCACCCTCGACCTGGTCGACGCGATCTCCGACGCCGTCAACGACAAGATCTCCGACGAGGACATCCTCCGTATCGAGGAGAACGCCTGCCCGACCTGCGGCAGCTGCTCCGGCATGTTCACCGCCAACTCGATGAACTGCCTGACCGAGGCGATCGGCCTGTCCCTGCCCGGCAACGGCTCGGTCCTCGCCACCCACACCGCGCGCAAACAGCTGTATGTCGACGCGGCCCGCACGGTCATGGACATCACCCGCCGCTACTACGAGCAGGACGACGAGTCGGTCCTCCCGCTCAACATCGCCACCTTCCAGGCCTTCGAGAACGCCATGGCCCTGGACATCGCGATGGGCGGCTCCACCAACACGATCCTGCACCTGCTGGCCGCCGCCCAGGAGGCGGGCGTGCCCTTCGGCCTGGAGCAGATCGACGCCGTCTCGCGCCGCGTCCCCTGCCTGGCGAAGGTCGCTCCGAACGTCGCGAAGAACCGTACGTACTACATGGAGGACGTGCACCGCGCCGGCGGCATCCCGGCCCTGCTCGGCGAACTGCACCGCGCCGGCCTGCTCAACGAGGACGTGCACGCGGTCCACAGCCCGTCCCTGGCCGACTGGCTGAAGACGTGGGACGTCCGTGGCGGCTCCCCGTCCCCGGAGGCGGTCGAGCTGTGGCACGCGGCCCCGGGCTGTGTCCGCTCCGCCGAGGCCTTCTCCCAGTCCGAGCGCTGGGAGGCCCTGGACGACGACGCCGAGAGCGGCTGCATCCGCTCCGTCGAGCACGCCTACTCCAAGGACGGCGGCCTCGCGGTCCTCAAGGGCAACCTGGCCGTGGACGGCTGTGTGGTCAAGACGGCCGGTGTCGACGAGTCCATCTGGACCTTCGAGGGCCCGGCGGTGGTCTGTGAGTCCCAGGAGGAGGCCGTCCAGCGCATCCTCACCCAGGAGGTCAAGGACGGCGACGTCGTCGTCATCCGCTACGAGGGCCCCAAGGGCGGCCCCGGCATGCAGGAGATGCTGTACCCGACCTCGTATCTGAAGGGCCGTGGCCTCGGCAAGACCTGCGCCCTGATCACCGACGGCCGCTTCTCCGGCGGCACCTCGGGCCTGTCCATCGGCCACGCCTCCCCCGAGGCGGCCTCCGGCGGCACCATCGCCCTGGTCCAGGACGGCGACCGCATCCGCATCGACATCCCGAACCGCACGATCGAGCTGCTGGTCGGCGAGGCCGAACTGTCCCGCCGCGAGCAGGCGTTGGGCGGCGTCTACGCCCCCGGGAACCGCGACCGCAAGGTCTCGGCCGCCCTGCGCGCCTACGCCGCGATGGCGACCAGCGCCGACAAGGGCGCGGTCCGCGACGTGACCAAGCTGGGCTGA